Proteins encoded within one genomic window of Methanosarcina barkeri str. Wiesmoor:
- a CDS encoding type I restriction endonuclease subunit R, with translation MLFDFLRTTQPETWDEFKKRRGPRHRELFLERLQKQIDRRGVLDLLRKGIKDSGCHFKLAYFKPESDLNEEHRRLYNGNIFSVVRQLHYSKKEPLLSLDLALFLNGFPVVTAELKNPLKDQNVQDAVKQYRDTRNQNEPLFKLGRCFAHFAVDPDLVFMTTELKGSYTDFLPFNRGRNGGAGNPDNPNGYRTFYLWKRVWQKDQMLEIIQNFLQFVKEEKEGRTGKNKKDGKDGKEKKIVRKFIFPRYHQLYSVKNLVTHAKYHGTGYNYLIQHSAGSGKSNTIAWLCLQLCGLHDTENKRVFDSIIVVTDRRVLDRQLQETITQFEHVKGTVATIKKDKAKSLTAALQEGKDIIICTLQTFPFAVNAISEMSGKHFAVVVDEAHSSQSGEGADSVKKILGSADLESDEQEEEPEDDEDLVNQRVEAELKHKGRLPNVSFFAFTATPKTKTLELFGTQQPDGSYEPFSLYTMKQAIEEKFILDVLENYTTFKVYFNLLKTIEDDPRYSKKKGMHLLKAYVDNHDHSIRTKTVIIVENFREQVMHRIDGQAKAMLVTKSRASAVKYKLAFDRYIKTHEYPFKALVAFSGTVQDGETGREFTEAIMNGFSESQTAEVFKREEYRILIVANKFQTGFDQPLLYAMYVDKRLGGVNAVQTLSRLNRKYPDKEDTMVLDFENEADLIQRSFQPYYEKTLLTEATDPNKLYDFEYELKEYHIFEEEDVETFAREYFSPKGKQEKLHSILSPVVDRYLAKPKEKQHDFRTLAKRYVRLYSYLSHVIPFKDVDLEKLYQFLRHLHRKLPVSRDRLPVEITENINMDSYRIQQTSNGKIALADEEGKLGPSREPENFSEPEEELTPLSIIIQEINERFGDIDFTDADRLRYFSEDMERRLVENENLARAANPEINTKDNFKLIYNDYFDDILNDMIDSNFDLYTKINDDRDFGNIFRKALFESVYRHLTKGKKK, from the coding sequence ATGCTCTTTGACTTTTTGAGGACTACACAACCTGAGACATGGGATGAATTTAAAAAACGCAGGGGACCGAGGCATAGGGAACTTTTTCTGGAAAGACTTCAGAAACAGATTGATAGACGCGGAGTGCTTGACCTTCTGCGGAAAGGGATTAAGGACAGTGGGTGCCATTTCAAGCTCGCTTATTTCAAGCCGGAAAGTGATCTTAATGAAGAACACAGACGGCTTTACAATGGGAATATCTTTTCTGTAGTGCGGCAGCTTCATTACAGTAAAAAGGAACCTTTGCTTTCCCTTGATCTTGCGCTTTTTTTGAATGGGTTTCCGGTAGTTACAGCAGAACTTAAAAATCCTCTGAAGGATCAGAACGTTCAGGATGCCGTAAAACAGTACAGGGATACCAGAAACCAGAACGAGCCTCTTTTTAAGCTGGGACGTTGTTTTGCTCATTTTGCGGTTGATCCTGACCTTGTATTCATGACTACGGAACTGAAAGGGAGTTACACGGATTTTCTGCCATTTAACAGGGGAAGAAACGGAGGAGCTGGGAATCCTGACAACCCGAATGGGTACAGGACTTTTTACCTCTGGAAGCGGGTCTGGCAGAAAGACCAGATGCTTGAGATTATCCAGAATTTCCTGCAGTTCGTAAAGGAAGAAAAGGAAGGAAGAACCGGAAAGAATAAAAAAGATGGAAAAGATGGAAAAGAAAAGAAAATTGTCCGGAAATTCATTTTCCCGCGCTATCACCAGCTCTATTCTGTAAAAAATCTTGTTACACATGCCAAATATCACGGTACAGGTTATAATTACCTTATCCAGCACAGCGCAGGAAGTGGGAAAAGCAACACCATAGCCTGGCTCTGTCTGCAACTTTGCGGGCTGCATGATACCGAAAACAAGCGGGTTTTTGACTCAATTATTGTTGTTACGGACCGAAGAGTGCTTGACAGGCAGCTCCAGGAAACCATCACACAGTTCGAACATGTCAAGGGCACAGTTGCAACCATCAAAAAAGACAAAGCAAAAAGCCTGACAGCCGCACTTCAGGAAGGAAAGGATATCATCATCTGTACACTTCAGACTTTTCCCTTTGCCGTAAACGCGATCAGTGAGATGTCGGGAAAGCACTTTGCCGTAGTCGTCGATGAAGCCCATTCTTCCCAGAGTGGGGAAGGGGCAGACAGCGTAAAAAAGATCCTTGGATCTGCGGATCTCGAAAGTGATGAGCAGGAAGAAGAGCCTGAAGATGATGAAGACCTCGTAAACCAGAGAGTAGAGGCAGAACTGAAGCACAAAGGCAGGCTTCCCAATGTCAGTTTCTTTGCCTTTACCGCAACCCCGAAAACCAAAACCCTTGAACTCTTCGGTACCCAGCAGCCTGACGGGAGCTATGAGCCTTTTAGCCTCTATACAATGAAGCAGGCAATTGAGGAAAAATTCATCCTGGATGTGCTTGAAAATTACACTACCTTCAAAGTTTATTTCAACCTGCTCAAAACAATAGAAGACGACCCCAGATACAGCAAAAAGAAAGGCATGCATCTCCTCAAAGCTTATGTGGACAACCATGACCACTCCATAAGGACAAAAACGGTCATCATTGTCGAGAACTTCCGTGAACAGGTCATGCATAGAATTGACGGGCAGGCAAAGGCAATGCTTGTCACAAAATCCAGGGCAAGCGCAGTTAAATATAAACTGGCTTTTGACAGGTACATAAAGACCCATGAATATCCTTTCAAAGCCCTTGTAGCCTTTTCAGGTACGGTTCAGGATGGGGAAACCGGCAGAGAATTTACAGAAGCAATCATGAACGGTTTTTCGGAAAGCCAGACTGCAGAAGTTTTCAAGCGGGAAGAATACCGCATCCTGATAGTGGCCAATAAATTCCAGACCGGCTTTGACCAGCCTTTATTGTACGCAATGTATGTGGATAAAAGGCTCGGGGGCGTAAATGCTGTCCAGACTTTAAGCCGCTTGAACCGTAAATATCCAGATAAAGAAGATACGATGGTCCTGGACTTTGAAAACGAAGCAGACCTTATTCAGCGGAGTTTTCAGCCCTACTACGAAAAAACCCTGCTCACTGAAGCAACTGACCCCAATAAGCTCTACGATTTTGAGTATGAGCTTAAAGAATACCATATTTTTGAAGAAGAAGATGTAGAAACCTTTGCCAGGGAATATTTCTCACCAAAAGGCAAACAAGAAAAGCTTCATTCCATACTTTCCCCGGTTGTTGACCGCTACCTCGCAAAACCAAAAGAGAAACAGCATGATTTCAGAACGCTGGCTAAAAGATATGTAAGGCTCTATTCCTACCTTTCTCATGTAATTCCCTTCAAAGACGTTGATCTGGAAAAACTTTACCAGTTTTTGCGGCACCTGCACAGGAAACTTCCAGTTTCAAGAGACCGCCTTCCTGTGGAAATTACTGAAAACATAAACATGGATTCTTACCGTATTCAGCAGACCAGCAACGGAAAGATAGCTCTTGCGGACGAGGAAGGAAAGCTTGGCCCTAGCCGGGAACCCGAAAACTTCAGTGAACCTGAAGAAGAACTCACACCCCTCTCCATAATTATTCAGGAAATAAATGAAAGATTTGGAGATATTGATTTTACAGACGCAGATAGACTAAGATACTTTTCAGAAGATATGGAGCGCCGTCTTGTAGAAAACGAAAACCTTGCACGGGCTGCAAATCCGGAAATAAACACAAAGGACAACTTCAAACTTATCTATAACGACTACTTTGACGATATCCTGAACGATATGATAGATTCAAACTTTGATCTCTACACCAAAATCAATGATGACAGAGATTTCGGAAATATATTCAGAAAAGCTCTCTTTGAAAGTGTTTACAGGCATTTGACTAAAGGAAAGAAAAAATAA
- a CDS encoding restriction endonuclease subunit S — MSGLVGEVNENIQVKNSQEKYDVNLGIREWKRYPEYKDSGVEWIGEIPKEWEVKKIKHTTYVKGRIGWQGLKSDEFIDEGPFLVTGTDFINGSVNWGSCYHVNEERYNEDPYIQLKEKDLLITKDGTIGKVALVTRLKTKATLNSGIFLTRPLTGEYYTNFMYWLLNSEVFETFFNYISNGSTIQHLYQNVFVIFSFPLPSLSEQQSIVSFLDRETSKIETLIEKKQRLIELLEEKRSALISHAVTKGLDPYAKKKNSGVEWVGEIPEGWFLSKLKYLTSKIGSGKTPRGGSEIYCDSGILFLRSQNVHFDGLRLDDVVYIDESIDSEMSSTRVLPDDVLLNITGASIGRSSIVPKDFPQANVNQHVCIIRPLKKKIDSRLLHYELSSNGVQALIFSNENGTSREGLTFSQISNFVIAIPNNLDEQRHIANFLDHKTEKIDTFINKISAQIEKLKEYRTALISAAVTGKIDVREEVA, encoded by the coding sequence ATGAGTGGGCTTGTGGGTGAGGTTAACGAGAATATTCAGGTAAAAAACAGCCAGGAAAAATATGATGTAAATCTGGGTATTCGTGAGTGGAAACGCTATCCAGAGTATAAGGATTCAGGGGTGGAATGGATTGGGGAAATTCCGAAAGAGTGGGAAGTAAAAAAAATAAAGCATACAACCTATGTGAAAGGGAGAATTGGCTGGCAAGGCTTAAAATCTGATGAATTCATAGATGAAGGACCTTTTTTAGTTACTGGAACTGATTTTATTAATGGATCTGTTAATTGGGGATCTTGTTATCACGTAAACGAAGAAAGATATAATGAAGATCCTTATATACAGTTAAAAGAAAAAGATCTATTAATTACAAAAGATGGAACTATAGGAAAGGTAGCTCTAGTAACAAGATTAAAAACAAAAGCTACTTTGAACAGCGGTATATTTTTAACAAGACCTCTTACCGGAGAGTATTATACCAATTTCATGTACTGGCTACTGAATTCGGAAGTTTTTGAAACTTTTTTTAATTACATTTCAAATGGATCTACAATTCAACATCTTTACCAAAACGTATTTGTTATCTTTTCATTCCCACTACCCTCACTTTCAGAACAACAATCTATTGTGAGCTTTCTAGACCGCGAAACCTCCAAAATCGAGACCTTGATCGAAAAAAAGCAACGCTTAATTGAACTTTTAGAAGAAAAGCGCTCTGCCCTGATAAGCCATGCAGTAACAAAAGGGCTTGATCCTTATGCGAAAAAGAAGAATTCTGGTGTGGAATGGGTTGGGGAAATTCCTGAAGGTTGGTTTTTAAGTAAATTAAAATATCTCACATCAAAAATTGGAAGCGGAAAAACTCCTCGGGGCGGTTCCGAAATTTACTGTGACTCAGGAATTCTTTTTTTGAGAAGCCAGAACGTACATTTTGATGGTTTAAGATTGGATGATGTTGTCTATATTGATGAAAGTATAGATTCGGAAATGTCTTCTACACGTGTATTACCTGATGATGTTCTTTTAAACATAACTGGGGCCTCAATTGGAAGATCGAGCATTGTTCCAAAAGATTTTCCTCAAGCAAATGTCAATCAACACGTGTGTATTATTCGTCCCTTGAAAAAGAAAATTGATTCACGATTATTACACTACGAACTTAGCTCAAACGGGGTACAAGCCCTGATTTTTTCAAATGAAAATGGAACATCTAGGGAAGGATTAACATTTTCACAGATATCTAATTTTGTTATAGCAATTCCAAATAATCTGGATGAACAAAGACACATTGCCAATTTCCTCGACCACAAAACTGAAAAAATTGATACATTTATAAATAAGATAAGCGCGCAGATAGAAAAACTGAAAGAGTACCGCACTGCTCTGATCTCTGCGGCTGTCACTGGAAAAATTGATGTGCGGGAGGAAGTTGCATAA
- the tnpB gene encoding IS200/IS605 family element RNA-guided endonuclease TnpB: MMKAFKFRLYPTATQAVQLNQHIGSCRFVYNWALDQKIKTYEQTGKSISRFDLNKKISVLKSSNEWLGKVNSQSLQGMTKQVESAFTRFFREKNGFPKFKSKKNPIQSFPIPQHYSVNFENNTVKLPKIEPIKAVLHRKFDGDLKTATVSRSCKGNYYISVLVEDGKELPTKQKYSESTTVGIDVGIKDFAILSTGEKIENPNYLKNSLKRLKVLQKKVSRKQKGSKNRAKAKKRFAVLHEKISNQRHDFQNKLSFKLISENQAIVLETLNVKGMVKNHHLSQAISDSAWSIFVTKLEYKAALFGKTILRIGQFEPSSKLCNVCGYNNSDLTLKDREWTCPDCKTKHDRDINAAINIKKFALIDQNLIGL, from the coding sequence ATGATGAAAGCGTTCAAATTTAGACTCTATCCTACAGCTACGCAGGCTGTTCAATTGAATCAGCATATAGGTAGCTGTAGATTTGTCTACAATTGGGCGTTGGATCAAAAAATTAAAACTTACGAACAAACAGGAAAATCTATTTCCAGATTTGACTTAAACAAAAAGATTTCTGTCTTGAAATCTTCTAATGAATGGTTAGGAAAAGTAAACTCACAGTCATTACAAGGAATGACTAAGCAGGTAGAATCTGCTTTCACCAGATTTTTCAGAGAAAAGAATGGATTTCCTAAGTTTAAATCAAAGAAAAATCCAATTCAATCATTTCCTATACCCCAACACTATTCTGTGAATTTTGAAAACAACACAGTTAAGCTTCCAAAAATCGAACCGATTAAAGCAGTTCTTCACCGAAAGTTTGATGGAGATCTTAAAACAGCTACAGTATCAAGGTCTTGTAAAGGGAATTACTACATTAGTGTCCTTGTTGAAGACGGAAAAGAACTTCCTACAAAACAGAAGTATTCAGAATCTACTACAGTGGGTATAGATGTCGGGATTAAGGATTTTGCTATACTTTCCACAGGAGAAAAGATTGAGAATCCTAACTACCTGAAAAACTCTTTGAAAAGGTTAAAGGTTCTTCAAAAAAAAGTATCAAGGAAACAGAAAGGTTCAAAGAACAGAGCAAAAGCCAAAAAGAGGTTTGCTGTACTCCATGAGAAAATAAGCAATCAGAGACATGATTTCCAGAACAAACTCTCTTTTAAACTTATAAGCGAAAACCAAGCTATAGTTCTGGAAACTCTGAACGTTAAAGGAATGGTTAAGAATCACCACTTATCACAGGCTATAAGTGATTCTGCATGGAGTATCTTTGTTACAAAATTAGAATACAAAGCGGCATTGTTCGGAAAAACCATCCTGAGAATTGGACAGTTTGAGCCATCTTCTAAGCTTTGTAATGTCTGCGGATATAATAATTCAGATTTGACATTAAAAGATAGAGAATGGACTTGTCCAGACTGTAAAACAAAACATGATAGAGACATAAATGCCGCTATCAATATCAAGAAATTCGCTCTCATAGATCAAAATCTAATTGGGTTGTAA
- a CDS encoding DUF6398 domain-containing protein, which translates to MTNRELVQQKKDTLIQMTDGFADSYLDEDYKMLCRKLINKMSRKRQVPFLSGRLDIWAAAVVYALGQINFLFDRSSEPYVSATDLCDYFGTSQSTTSQKAKKIRDMFKIRHFNDEFSTERVQNENPFNDFVMVNGLIVPVSTFMKMLENREVKLRKELELEDEDLETEEK; encoded by the coding sequence ATGACCAACCGCGAACTTGTGCAACAAAAGAAAGACACTCTTATCCAGATGACAGATGGATTTGCAGACAGCTACCTTGACGAAGACTATAAAATGCTGTGTCGAAAATTAATCAATAAAATGAGTCGGAAAAGGCAGGTACCTTTTCTTTCCGGAAGGCTGGATATTTGGGCTGCTGCGGTGGTTTATGCGCTTGGGCAGATCAATTTTCTTTTTGACAGAAGTTCTGAGCCCTATGTAAGTGCTACTGATCTCTGTGATTATTTTGGGACAAGCCAGAGCACAACTTCTCAGAAAGCAAAGAAAATCCGCGATATGTTCAAAATAAGACATTTTAATGATGAGTTCTCCACAGAAAGGGTGCAAAATGAGAATCCTTTTAATGACTTCGTAATGGTCAATGGACTCATTGTCCCTGTTTCTACTTTTATGAAAATGTTGGAGAACAGAGAGGTAAAGTTGCGGAAAGAACTTGAACTGGAAGACGAAGATCTTGAAACTGAAGAAAAATGA
- a CDS encoding class I SAM-dependent DNA methyltransferase, whose amino-acid sequence MNNFQEKTSFIWSVADEVLRDDFKRGEYPDVILPFTVLRRLDCVLAPTKDKVLEYDKKLEGKIENKNGALRHASGYSFYNTSPYDFEKLLAAPTSIGQNLRAYINGFSENMREVIDKFKLWGTIDTLEEKGLLFLLIQKFANVDLHPDAVSNHEMGYIFEELIRKFNEQTNENPGEHFTPREVIRLMVNLLLSQDQEKLAQNHIVRTVYDPACGTGGMLTIAKEHILDHINPNANIKLFGQEVNDKTFAISKSDMLIKGDDKDADNIKPDSSFSKDGHAGETFDYILSNPPYGKDWKKEEDFIEKEAKKGYEGRFGAGLPRKSDGQLIFVQHMISKMKPTEEGGSRIAIVMNGSPLFTGDAGSGESEIRRWIIENDWLEAIVALPNQLFYNTGINTYIWIITNRKDEQRRGKVQLINAADFYVKMRKSLGDKRNEISPSQIEEITKLHTDFKENEFVKIFDDEAFGYRKITVERPLRLNFQASPERITRLKEQSAFQKLAVSKKKKDLQEKAREEAEGRKVREEIINALSGMDANVFYTDREQFEKDLNAALKKADLKPATAVKKSIFEALSESDENAETCKDKKGNNEADSQLKDTENVPLKEDIYTYFEREVKPHVPDAWIDETTRDPKDGKVGKVGYEINFNRYFYKYEPPRALEDIEADINKLENEILELLREMAE is encoded by the coding sequence TTGAATAATTTTCAGGAAAAAACGAGTTTTATCTGGTCAGTTGCAGATGAAGTCTTAAGGGACGACTTCAAGAGAGGAGAATACCCTGATGTGATCCTTCCATTCACGGTATTGAGGCGGCTTGACTGCGTACTTGCGCCTACAAAAGATAAAGTCCTTGAGTATGACAAAAAACTGGAAGGAAAAATTGAGAACAAAAATGGTGCACTACGTCATGCTTCAGGTTACAGTTTTTACAATACATCACCTTATGATTTTGAAAAACTTCTTGCAGCCCCAACCAGCATTGGCCAGAACCTCCGCGCCTATATAAATGGTTTTTCGGAAAACATGCGAGAGGTTATAGACAAGTTCAAACTCTGGGGAACCATCGACACGCTGGAAGAAAAAGGCCTGCTCTTCCTTTTGATCCAGAAGTTTGCAAACGTTGACCTGCATCCCGACGCTGTCAGCAACCATGAAATGGGCTACATATTTGAAGAACTGATCCGCAAGTTCAATGAGCAGACGAATGAAAACCCAGGCGAACACTTTACTCCGAGAGAGGTAATTCGGCTGATGGTGAACTTACTGTTAAGCCAGGACCAGGAAAAGCTTGCTCAGAACCACATTGTTAGAACGGTTTACGATCCTGCCTGCGGTACAGGCGGAATGCTGACAATTGCAAAAGAGCATATCCTTGACCACATTAACCCCAATGCAAATATCAAACTCTTTGGCCAGGAAGTAAACGACAAAACCTTTGCAATCTCCAAATCAGATATGCTGATTAAAGGCGACGACAAAGATGCCGACAACATCAAGCCTGACTCTTCCTTTTCAAAAGACGGCCATGCAGGAGAAACCTTTGATTATATCCTCTCAAATCCCCCCTACGGCAAAGACTGGAAAAAAGAGGAGGATTTCATTGAAAAAGAGGCAAAGAAAGGCTATGAAGGCCGTTTCGGAGCCGGACTTCCAAGAAAAAGCGACGGCCAGCTTATTTTTGTCCAGCACATGATCTCCAAGATGAAGCCCACGGAAGAAGGCGGCTCAAGAATCGCCATCGTCATGAACGGATCACCCCTCTTTACAGGCGATGCAGGCTCAGGAGAAAGTGAGATCCGCCGCTGGATTATTGAAAACGACTGGCTCGAAGCGATTGTGGCCCTTCCAAATCAACTTTTCTACAACACAGGCATTAACACCTATATCTGGATTATCACAAACCGCAAGGATGAACAGCGCAGAGGAAAAGTTCAGCTTATAAACGCTGCCGATTTCTACGTAAAAATGCGAAAGAGCCTCGGCGACAAGCGCAATGAGATCTCCCCTTCCCAGATCGAAGAGATCACAAAGCTTCATACCGATTTCAAAGAGAACGAGTTTGTGAAGATTTTCGATGACGAAGCCTTCGGCTACAGGAAAATTACAGTTGAACGCCCCTTGCGCCTGAATTTCCAGGCCTCTCCGGAACGGATAACACGCCTGAAAGAGCAGTCAGCTTTCCAGAAACTTGCTGTCAGCAAAAAGAAAAAAGACCTCCAGGAAAAAGCCAGGGAGGAAGCTGAAGGCCGAAAAGTCCGGGAGGAGATCATAAATGCCCTTTCCGGCATGGATGCAAATGTTTTCTACACAGACCGGGAACAGTTTGAAAAAGACCTGAACGCAGCCCTGAAAAAAGCAGACCTGAAACCTGCCACAGCAGTAAAAAAATCTATCTTTGAAGCCCTTTCCGAAAGCGACGAAAACGCCGAGACCTGTAAAGATAAAAAAGGTAATAACGAAGCCGATTCCCAGCTTAAGGACACTGAAAATGTTCCCCTGAAAGAGGATATTTACACTTACTTTGAAAGAGAAGTCAAGCCTCATGTTCCGGATGCCTGGATTGATGAAACAACCCGCGACCCAAAAGACGGAAAGGTCGGAAAAGTCGGGTACGAGATTAACTTCAACCGCTATTTCTACAAATACGAGCCTCCGAGAGCACTTGAAGATATCGAGGCTGATATCAATAAACTGGAGAATGAAATTCTGGAATTGTTGAGGGAGATGGCTGAATGA